A section of the Ptychodera flava strain L36383 unplaced genomic scaffold, AS_Pfla_20210202 Scaffold_28__1_contigs__length_4768798_pilon, whole genome shotgun sequence genome encodes:
- the LOC139126951 gene encoding uncharacterized protein, which translates to MGINLCLPSYNCYDENMKPDPRWLEAHKDFYPDIEQINDVALVIGFGLITSRAARRIKNLFQNALFQVVNLWNHDLISERTLGYSVQKFRTQSVFLEKDCKEAHIMTSVGSNAFEYFHQALINCNTSNEKHFKIFPIPADKYFNLSAPTAKQNGLVHILSFLEEHETEDLTGLLYLAKVMAEVTECFVKMFSKPPKWKVLGVPPAKESAIQKRLETHRKLEVTCCPITSLKQFEYELQSSHLLLLPPKSVNTLDLALTSMAIGVPVVAPSGSPCHNFVEEFMEEFETDLVVDMNGDITELRKKIIYTVRKHGAVCRKMELIKNILKGVVPKLQEANRMFAKCVAEHLKKLYQGQYDCQNLRFLLPGHISQEAEDSSSDSDDSQTNELSVKLGINGAIPVKGKSIKDVERALFRRKIQKKIKSLTAKLKTVRKHSSKKIAKIEAKLEKLHEDLEFIDDTPSSISFIMKCKSLEALECLMSEYSSGRLLKMMEEELLTPEFMKRIGVLYLSLQVLIDMEEYKLCRSELLALNGK; encoded by the exons ATGGGCATTAATCTCTGTTTGCCATCCTACAACTGTTACGATGAAAACATGAAGCCGGATCCAAGATGGTTGGAGGCACACAAAGACTTTTATCCAGACATAGAGCAGATCAATGACGTAGCGTTAGTAATTGGATTTGGCTTAATTACTTCAAGGGCTGCGAGACGAATAAAAAACTTATTTCAAAATGCACTGTTCCAAGTTGTTAATCTGTGGAACCACGACTTAATCTCAGAACGTACTCTTGGATATTCTGTCCAAAAGTTTCGAACTCAGTCTGTCTTCCTTGAAAAAGACTGCAAAGAAGCACACATTATGACATCAGTTGGATCGAATGCCTTTGAGTATTTTCATCAAGCATTGATCAATTGTAATACTAGTAACGAGAAACACTTCAAGATCTTCCCCATACCTGCCGACAAATACTTCAATCTATCTGCCCCGACTGCTAAGCAGAATGGTCTGGTACACATACTGTCTTTCCTTGAGGAACATGAAACTGAAGACCTCACTGGACTGTTGTACCTGGCAAAGGTGATGGCAGAAGTAACTGAATGCTTTGTGAAAATGTTCAGCAAACCTCCAAAATGGAAAGTACTTGGTGTTCCCCCTGCTAAGGAAAGTGCTATCCAAAAACGTCTCGAAACTCATAGAAAACTTGAAGTTACCTGTTGTCCTATTACTTCGCTGAAACAGTTTGAGTATGAACTACAAAGCTCACACCTACTTCTACTTCCGCCAAAATCTGTCAACACTCTGGATCTCGCGCTGACATCTATGGCTATTGGAGTTCCAGTGGTAGCGCCAAGTGGTTCACCTTGTCATAATTTTGTCGAGGAGTTCATGGAAGAATTCGAGACTGACTTAGTTGTTGACATGAATGGGGACATAACCGAATTGCGAAAGAAGATCATTTACACCGTCAGGAAACACGGCGCTGTATGCAGGAAAATGGAACTAATCAAGAATATTCTGAAAGGAGTTGTTCCAAAACTGCAGGAAGCCAACCGCATGTTTGCAAAATGTGTGGCAGAACATCTAAAAAAGTTATATCAAGGCCAATATGATTGCCAGAACCTACGTTTTCTTCTCCCag GTCACATATCTCAGGAAGCTGAAGATTCATCTTCAGATTCAGATGATTCCCAAACAA ATGAACTAAGCGTTAAACTTGGCATCAACGGCGCTATACCAGTGAAGGGAAAATCAATCAAAGATGTAGAACGCGCCCTCTTCCGCAGGAAGATACAGAAGAAGATCAAATCATTGACAGCAAAGTTGAAGACAGTCAGGAAACATTCAAGTAAGAAGATAGCAAAGATTGAGGCCAAATTAGAAAAACTGCACGAAGACCTGGAATTCATCGATGATACTCCCAGCAGTATTTCATTTATAATGAAATGCAAATCCTTGGAAGCACTTGAATGTCTGATGTCAGAGTACAGCAGTGGACGACTGCTGAAGATGATGGAAGAGGAATTGCTGACACCAGAATTCATGAAAAGAATTGGAGTGCTGTACCTGTCACTGCAGGTGCTCATAGACATGGAAGAATATAAGCTCTGCAGAAGCGAACTGCTTGCCTTAAATGGTAAGTAA